The proteins below come from a single Tenuifilum thalassicum genomic window:
- a CDS encoding MarC family protein produces MMAFKLKYLLSCMVAILALVNPIQKVFVITSLQAQFDEAKTRFIAIKATITAFIALLFFLLLGELVFSYVFHVQLYAFQITSGIVLFYNGLTGLQKGTFIQVDAGVNIRDITAVPIAIPMIAGPATITAAVTFPAHYGHTNTIVSLAVALAINYIFMYFARPIGTFLNRLNLMSALVRIFGLIVATIGVQMTLNGLATFWNTIK; encoded by the coding sequence ATGATGGCTTTTAAGTTAAAATATCTCCTTAGCTGTATGGTTGCCATTTTGGCACTGGTTAATCCAATACAAAAGGTTTTTGTTATTACATCCCTCCAGGCTCAATTTGACGAAGCTAAAACACGTTTTATTGCCATAAAGGCTACTATTACTGCATTTATTGCCCTTTTGTTTTTCCTACTACTAGGGGAACTTGTATTTAGCTACGTATTCCATGTTCAGCTGTATGCGTTTCAGATAACGTCGGGAATTGTACTTTTTTATAATGGTTTAACTGGGTTACAGAAAGGAACATTTATTCAAGTTGACGCAGGTGTGAATATACGCGATATCACAGCTGTTCCCATAGCTATCCCTATGATTGCTGGACCTGCAACAATTACGGCAGCTGTTACATTTCCTGCCCATTACGGTCATACTAACACCATAGTATCTCTTGCAGTAGCTTTAGCTATTAACTACATTTTTATGTATTTTGCACGTCCCATCGGAACCTTTCTCAATCGCTTAAATCTGATGAGCGCCTTAGTTAGAATATTTGGATTAATTGTGGCAACAATAGGTGTTCAGATGACATTAAATGGTTTGGCTACTTTTTGGAATACAATAAAATAA
- a CDS encoding 1-acyl-sn-glycerol-3-phosphate acyltransferase → MQQGLIDIDNVIASKSPKLQKALPRFIVRYLKRIIHQDEINEVLAKHGDKQGVDFIEEALKQMQVTYSVEGLENLEPDGRYLFASNHPLGGLDGMILIHLLGKKYPDIKFPVNDLLMHVSQLRNIFIPINKHGAQSLSGVKQFEETFASHSQVLYFPAGLCSRKQRGRIEDLDWKKSFIVKAVKHKRDIVPVFFSGRNSNFFYNLACLRNFLRIKVNIEMLYLVDEMFKQKGKSIKVIIGEPISYLTFDHSKKPEEWAKWVKARVYKLGTQLK, encoded by the coding sequence GTGCAACAAGGTTTGATTGATATTGATAACGTTATTGCCTCAAAAAGTCCTAAACTGCAAAAGGCTTTACCTCGTTTTATCGTTCGTTACCTTAAACGTATAATCCATCAGGATGAGATTAATGAGGTTCTTGCAAAACATGGCGATAAGCAAGGGGTTGATTTTATTGAAGAGGCTCTTAAGCAGATGCAAGTAACCTATTCGGTTGAAGGACTTGAGAACCTTGAGCCAGATGGCCGCTATCTTTTTGCTTCGAACCATCCACTTGGTGGACTCGATGGTATGATACTCATACATCTTTTAGGTAAAAAGTATCCTGATATTAAATTCCCTGTTAACGATTTGTTAATGCATGTATCTCAGCTTAGAAATATATTTATACCTATAAACAAACACGGTGCGCAAAGCCTTTCGGGTGTTAAGCAGTTTGAGGAAACATTTGCATCGCATTCCCAAGTACTTTACTTTCCTGCTGGACTTTGCTCTCGTAAACAACGGGGAAGAATTGAAGATTTGGATTGGAAGAAAAGCTTTATTGTTAAGGCTGTAAAACACAAACGCGATATAGTTCCTGTATTCTTTAGTGGAAGAAACTCTAACTTTTTTTATAACCTAGCATGTTTACGTAACTTCTTACGGATTAAAGTAAATATCGAGATGCTTTACCTTGTTGATGAGATGTTTAAGCAAAAAGGGAAGAGCATAAAGGTAATAATAGGAGAGCCAATATCATATTTAACATTTGACCACTCTAAAAAGCCCGAAGAATGGGCTAAATGGGTAAAGGCACGAGTTTATAAGTTAGGAACTCAGTTAAAATAG
- a CDS encoding GNAT family N-acetyltransferase — MKQIIEPVDRELLLSELTPDKFVRQTNNANNELYIFTAHNAPNLMREVGRLRELSFRTAGGGTGEEVDIDEYDTCENCYKQLIVWDPSEKEILGGYRFHSVDPSKGEEINLSTRHLFNFSDKFVKEYMPQMIELGRSFVQPKYQALSRSGKGLYALDNLWDGLGALIVLNPHIKYFFGKVTMYRTYNVDARNMLLYFFEKYFKDNEGLVTPIHPIEVNIDREAMSAIFTGKSYDEDYKILSKKIREFGERIPPLINSYMNLSPSMKVFGTVINPYFGEVEETAILITIPDIYKHKVDRHISTFIKKLKDKYHLSLRRW; from the coding sequence ATGAAACAAATTATAGAACCCGTTGACAGGGAGCTGCTTTTGAGCGAGCTAACTCCCGATAAATTTGTGCGACAGACCAATAACGCAAATAATGAACTTTATATTTTTACCGCTCATAATGCGCCAAATTTGATGCGTGAGGTTGGTCGTTTAAGGGAGTTGTCATTTAGAACTGCTGGAGGGGGTACTGGTGAAGAGGTTGATATAGATGAGTATGATACCTGCGAGAATTGCTACAAGCAGCTAATTGTTTGGGACCCTAGTGAAAAAGAGATTCTTGGCGGATACAGATTTCATAGTGTTGACCCTTCAAAGGGAGAAGAGATCAATCTTTCCACAAGGCACCTTTTTAATTTCTCCGATAAGTTTGTTAAAGAGTATATGCCTCAAATGATTGAGTTGGGTAGATCATTTGTTCAGCCAAAATATCAAGCTTTAAGTAGGAGTGGGAAAGGCCTATATGCTCTCGATAACTTATGGGATGGTTTAGGTGCCCTTATTGTACTAAATCCGCACATCAAGTATTTCTTTGGTAAAGTTACCATGTATCGCACCTATAATGTTGATGCCCGTAATATGCTACTTTACTTCTTTGAAAAGTACTTTAAGGATAATGAGGGATTGGTTACCCCAATTCATCCTATTGAGGTTAACATCGACAGAGAGGCTATGAGTGCGATATTTACAGGAAAGAGTTACGATGAGGACTACAAAATACTATCGAAAAAAATTAGAGAGTTTGGCGAGCGAATTCCTCCCCTTATCAACTCATATATGAACTTGAGTCCTTCAATGAAGGTATTTGGTACTGTGATTAATCCTTACTTTGGTGAGGTGGAGGAAACGGCAATTCTTATAACCATTCCGGATATATATAAGCACAAGGTTGATAGACATATTTCAACCTTCATAAAGAAGTTAAAGGATAAATACCATTTAAGCCTTAGGCGTTGGTAG
- a CDS encoding amidophosphoribosyltransferase, translated as MSEQIKHECGIALIRLLKPLEYYQIKYGTWRYGLHKLYLLMEKQHNRGQDGAGLTTIKFDLAPGKKYIDRERSNSSSPIKDIFDVVNRGINKYSSKPELMNDPAFAKENIPFAGELFLGHLRYGTFGNNSIDYVHPVMRDNNWKSRTLVLAGNFNMTNVDELFQRLVDLGQHPRDYSDTVTVLEKIGHFLDEENQQLFRQYKNEGNSNMEISRLIAENINIAKILQAATKDFDGGYAMAGLIGHGDAFVVRDPWGIRPAFYYADDEIAVVASERPVIQTVLNVKSEQVKEIKPGYALIIKRNGDISEAEVRIPQTRKSCSFERIYFSRGTDADIYQERKKLGELLTPAILEAINYDHESTVFSYIPNTAETAFLGMVKGVEDYIRNEKKRKIIAKRANLTEKDIDEIISTRLRTEKIAVKDVKLRTFISQDKGRDDLVGHVYDITYGTIRPNTDNLVVIDDSIVRGTTLRESILRILDRLNPASIIVVSSSPQIRYPDCYGIDMAKLSDFVAFRAAIALLKETGQESIINTVYKKCKEQQNLPKEQIINYVKEIYSPFTYEQISDKIAQLLTPKDVKAKVKIVYQSIENLHKACPNDLGDWYFTGDYPTPGGNRVVNNSFINFIEGRDQRAY; from the coding sequence ATGAGCGAACAAATAAAACACGAATGTGGGATTGCACTTATAAGGCTTCTAAAACCACTTGAATACTATCAAATAAAATATGGGACATGGCGATACGGATTGCATAAGCTTTACCTGCTAATGGAAAAGCAGCATAATCGTGGTCAAGATGGTGCTGGACTTACAACTATTAAGTTCGACCTGGCTCCAGGTAAAAAGTATATCGATCGTGAACGCTCAAACTCCTCATCACCCATTAAAGATATTTTTGATGTAGTAAATAGGGGAATAAACAAATACTCGTCAAAACCTGAATTGATGAACGACCCAGCTTTTGCAAAAGAAAATATACCTTTTGCTGGGGAACTTTTCCTTGGTCACCTGCGCTATGGAACATTTGGCAATAACTCTATCGATTACGTTCATCCTGTAATGCGGGATAATAACTGGAAATCACGCACCCTTGTATTAGCTGGTAATTTCAACATGACAAATGTTGATGAGCTATTCCAACGTCTTGTTGACCTTGGACAGCATCCACGCGACTACTCCGACACTGTTACAGTTCTTGAGAAGATAGGCCATTTCCTAGATGAAGAAAACCAGCAGCTCTTCCGCCAGTACAAGAACGAAGGGAACTCCAATATGGAAATTAGCAGGTTGATTGCGGAAAACATCAACATTGCTAAAATACTACAGGCAGCCACAAAAGATTTTGATGGAGGTTATGCCATGGCTGGGCTTATAGGTCATGGCGATGCCTTTGTTGTCCGTGACCCATGGGGCATTCGACCTGCTTTCTACTATGCCGACGACGAAATAGCCGTAGTCGCATCAGAACGCCCTGTTATTCAGACTGTCCTGAACGTTAAAAGTGAGCAGGTTAAAGAGATAAAACCTGGCTACGCTCTTATCATAAAAAGAAATGGTGATATTTCGGAAGCAGAGGTTAGAATACCCCAAACCAGGAAGTCATGCTCCTTTGAAAGAATCTACTTTTCAAGAGGTACCGATGCTGATATTTATCAGGAAAGAAAAAAGTTGGGCGAATTGTTAACCCCTGCCATTCTTGAGGCTATAAACTACGACCACGAAAGCACCGTATTCTCATACATTCCGAATACTGCCGAAACGGCTTTCCTTGGAATGGTGAAAGGCGTGGAGGATTATATAAGAAATGAAAAGAAGCGCAAAATAATTGCCAAAAGAGCAAACCTAACGGAAAAAGACATTGACGAGATCATTTCAACCCGCCTTAGAACCGAAAAGATTGCAGTAAAAGACGTAAAACTTAGAACTTTCATTTCGCAAGATAAAGGGCGCGACGATTTAGTTGGGCATGTATACGATATTACATACGGAACCATCCGCCCCAACACCGACAATCTTGTCGTTATTGATGATTCAATTGTAAGGGGAACAACACTACGAGAAAGCATTCTTCGTATTCTTGATAGGTTAAATCCTGCGAGCATCATTGTTGTTTCCTCCTCTCCCCAAATTCGTTATCCCGACTGTTACGGCATTGATATGGCAAAACTATCCGATTTTGTTGCATTTCGCGCAGCTATTGCACTGCTAAAAGAAACAGGACAAGAAAGTATAATTAATACCGTTTATAAAAAATGCAAGGAACAACAAAATCTTCCTAAGGAGCAAATTATTAATTACGTAAAAGAAATTTATAGCCCATTTACCTATGAGCAAATCTCCGATAAAATTGCCCAGCTGTTAACGCCAAAAGACGTTAAGGCAAAAGTAAAAATAGTTTACCAATCCATTGAAAACCTTCATAAAGCTTGCCCCAACGATTTGGGAGACTGGTATTTTACAGGAGATTATCCTACCCCTGGAGGCAACAGGGTAGTAAATAACTCGTTTATCAACTTTATAGAGGGAAGAGACCAGCGAGCCTATTAG